tcatatcgccagtttcttgccaatacacagccttaCTAGGTAATACATTCCTCTCATTGAGTAAGTAGTTGTATACAGGCTTAGGGGCGTTTGAAGCAGTTCATTTTCAtgtgaaaaaaagtttattttaaagcttgtttcgtaaatgtgtgtgatttaatTTATGCTAATTCAAGATGTGAATGAAGGGCTGAAAGACTTTAAGACActtcagttattttttataatgaagatgACTTTGTTTCTCTGGCACCAaagggggaataaataacaaaataaacaacaaaacggCCAAATGTTTAGTTTAAACATCGGTATGAGCCCATCATTTTGCAATCGGTGCGTCCCTACATATTAGATTTAAAATATGCCCCATTCCccttataaaaatattattgaaaataataataccTGCGTTTTACAAGACAAGTTGAGCaaatgttacacattgcacACATACCTGTGTGcatatttttgcatatttgtgGTTTTCTGCAGACAATGTGGAACAgctggttaaggttaggtatcaATTTGGAGCGGTGAAGTGCATCCCACTCAATAGGTGCAAAAGCCCCAAACTGCTCTGTGgatgatatttattttactgatattaacTGTTTCCTGCAGGGAGGCAGGCAGGTGGCATCTGGCAACAAATATCCTGATTTCAAACATGGCACATCACATTTATATGATATTAACTTTAGCTTTAGTCTGGGTGCCAACCGGCATTTTTTATTACATGTTTTGTTAATATCACGAAGCTTTACTAAATATAATCCTGTGGGCGACTGCCACCGCTAGTTAGAAGAGCCAAAACATATGGCAACAGTGAATTAGACTGTCATTTCTGATTTTCATGCTCCTTTTTTCTGAATTCATAAAAAGCGACAGCTAGACAGAAGTCTGTAAATCCAAATAAATAACCAGAACACTGACAAGTTGCATTGACTGAAGGAGTGTGGTGCccttaagtattttttttttaatcatgtttctTTGTAGATTTCCTTGATATATTTCATGTTAAATATGTTTcaatatttagaaaataatgTTGTTCATGAACTctgatgtcatttaaaaaacataatgtGCCTCGTGAACGAGATCCACTTTACCTCCTCTGGTACGGTAATTTAATGTAACCTTCGTTTCTGAGTATGAGCGTAAtgtaaaaggattttttttttcaaaagaaaagccctAGCCTCTTTTACTTTAGTGCTGTAATTGCTGATAAATACCACCTACACTTATCACATTGTATTTCCACCTACATTTAGTACCCTGTGTGGGGCTTGTAGCTTCCTCTGCATCCTGcttattatagtatgtcatagtatgaatatttcatgtttttaattctCTCAAAGCTATAAATCTAGTATCCATAAACGACAGATTTTGACGATGTTCTGGTGCCATTTATTTTGCTGCATTTACTAAATTAAAGATGGGCTGAAAGAGTCacgtttctctttttttgtcctctctcctcgcagGTTCCCTGGGAGCTGTTAAACTCGTCCATGTGACAGGAGTCCTGAAGTGGCAGAGGGCATGAAGCAACACTGTGATATCATAGTGGCTGGTCCATGACACTAAACTCCATTCAACCCTCTCCACTCTCCACCCGCCCTCTGTTCTCATCACACCGGACAAGCAATCACTCACTCTCCCATCTACACGAAGCTGCACAATGGCCAGCAAGAGGAAATCCACTGTACCCTGCATGATACCATCCAAATCCAAACATGTGCGTGAGGAAATCATACTGGGCTCGCTACCAGAACTCCTACCAACAATCCCAGAAGACAGCATACTCAGCATCTCTGGAGAAGAGTCTGGCCATTTCTCTCACAGCTCCTCCAAATCCGAAAGTGGCAGCGAGATGCAGAAAGGAGGCGCGTACAGCTGTCCAAAGTGCCGTTTCGAGTCCAGAGATCTAAACTACTTTTTGGATCACATGCACAACTGCCACTTAGACTTCAGGGCCCAGCCCACTTTCTACTGCCTGAACTGTGGGGTGTCAGTTGTCCGCTTTGAGGCTCTGGCTCTGCATAATGCTACCGCCCACCCTAAGATAATGGAGGGCTTGGTCACTGCCTCCCTAACTGTCAACACGAGGGATGGAGTAACAACAGTGGAGCAAAGCCTCTTCACAGACAACGGAGAAGCCTACAAAGAATCTGGGATCTCCGTCACCAAAACCCCGATTGCAAAGATGATGAAAGCCAAGGGGGAGCACAAAAAGATTGTGGTGTCTCACACCGTGGAGGTACGCAAGATAGACACTGGAAAGGATGTAGACCCCAGCATGCTGACAAATGTGCCTGAACTCCAAAACGGGGCTCGAAGCCTTTCTGGCGCCCCAGCTATGCCGAGGACCACTGTCGCTCACGTGATTAAGTCGACAGTGCCCAACCAAGTCTTTCACCAGCACACTCCCTCCCTTTACTCCCCTCCTTCCAATAAATACCTTCCAAAGGTGATGATCCCTCTCAGCAGCATCCCCACCTACGATGCCGCCATGGACACCAGCAGCTTTCTCAAGACATCCTTTGGCAAGTTCCCCTACCCGACCAAAGCCGAACTCTGCTACCTAACGGTAGTCTCGGAGTTCCCCGAAGAGCAAATCAAACTGTGGTTCACCGCCCAAAGGCTCAAGCAGGGCATAAGCTGGTCTCCCGAAGAGATTGAAGAGGCCAGGAGGAAGATGTTCAACACCGTGTTCCAGGGTGGAGCACCTCAAAAGCAACCTGCTACGCAACGGCACGTTAATCAAATTGTATCCCACCACACTGTCCACGCAGGCTCAAAAGGACCAAACTTTCAGATGGCCAAAGTTCCCTACGGCAATATGAGAATCAGGCCCGTCGGAGTCATGGCCACGCAGGCGAGCATGTCAACCAACCCCAACGTCACCAGGGTCTCGTATTCTACTCCAATCGTCCCCCCAAAGATTCCTCCCGTAGTCAGAACAACAACACAGGTACTGACCAAGAACACTCAACCCACTGTGGAGCCGGACAAGAGCAACGGCCTCGGCCTGGACATGGCTGGAAGCAGCGGTTGTGTCAGTAGCACCAGCAGCAGTCgaagcagcagtagcagcagtagttgcagtagcagcagcagcatcagcagctaTTCCAGCAGTAGTAACGGCGGTGAGACTGTCACCCGGAAAACGGTGCATAACAGCAGCCCAACCAACAGCATCAACAGCATCGCCAACATTAGCAATAATGATGAGCACTGTGTTGCTGACACCAACGGGAAATCAAATGTCCAAAGCAACAGTTTACCGATCGGATTGGAAGGTTCAAACAGTACCAAGAGTCAAGTGATCATCGACAACACCAGCAAATCCAACATCACCTGTAACAATCACAA
This portion of the Sebastes fasciatus isolate fSebFas1 chromosome 1, fSebFas1.pri, whole genome shotgun sequence genome encodes:
- the zhx3a gene encoding zinc fingers and homeoboxes protein 3, with amino-acid sequence MASKRKSTVPCMIPSKSKHVREEIILGSLPELLPTIPEDSILSISGEESGHFSHSSSKSESGSEMQKGGAYSCPKCRFESRDLNYFLDHMHNCHLDFRAQPTFYCLNCGVSVVRFEALALHNATAHPKIMEGLVTASLTVNTRDGVTTVEQSLFTDNGEAYKESGISVTKTPIAKMMKAKGEHKKIVVSHTVEVRKIDTGKDVDPSMLTNVPELQNGARSLSGAPAMPRTTVAHVIKSTVPNQVFHQHTPSLYSPPSNKYLPKVMIPLSSIPTYDAAMDTSSFLKTSFGKFPYPTKAELCYLTVVSEFPEEQIKLWFTAQRLKQGISWSPEEIEEARRKMFNTVFQGGAPQKQPATQRHVNQIVSHHTVHAGSKGPNFQMAKVPYGNMRIRPVGVMATQASMSTNPNVTRVSYSTPIVPPKIPPVVRTTTQVLTKNTQPTVEPDKSNGLGLDMAGSSGCVSSTSSSRSSSSSSSCSSSSSISSYSSSSNGGETVTRKTVHNSSPTNSINSIANISNNDEHCVADTNGKSNVQSNSLPIGLEGSNSTKSQVIIDNTSKSNITCNNHNSGAISPQGQAHAAKPDDERNNYIHKTNNSSISNEYPSTTCNDSLPNLNHASKSPTESTSTTVITKSGSSILDEGKCNKDFPIKGMSILQQLIKEEDPFAGDRSCPEQKIDPIKINFKRLKMNEPDTTSEIVHQDHRSEMAEVLASQPSFSPPWANKTPQQLHILRQIFSNTRWPSSQQYEDLGVQTGLPKSEVVRWFSDSRYSCKNGQLKWLETYQRPPVVTEEARSHGDAEAESTKDSPPAKKKLVEQDMNKHREGEAGLNSGQRVVWQDSYSPLLGLMGSEGSVERGRAEELAPPGVLQDPWSERGEDHQQPVASQSLIEQQTDANQARDRLRMELLEV